The following coding sequences lie in one Lolium perenne isolate Kyuss_39 chromosome 2, Kyuss_2.0, whole genome shotgun sequence genomic window:
- the LOC127336784 gene encoding flavonol synthase/flavanone 3-hydroxylase, translating to MPGAEFMPSDHELHGAAMVHSVEIPVIDMSSNNAGSLMVQASMEWGIFQVVNHGVPASAMSELQRVGREFFALPQEEKQRHAIDPSSGKAEGYGSTLKRDVPGGMMTWSEFLFHNLAPPSAVDHAVWPQKPNGYREANEAYFAHLHTLTRRLFEGLSAGLGLEEGAMEEAFGGDDVVFLQKINFYPPCPHPELAHGVAPHTDLSTLTVLMPNEVPGLQVSRDERWYDVKYVPGAIIVHIGDQIEILSNGRYKAVLHRTTVSSEKTRMSWPVFVEPPMEHVVGPHPQIVASEGQAKYKAKKFKDYKYCKINKLPQ from the exons ATGCCGGGCGCGGAGTTCATGCCGTCCGATCACGAGCTTCACGGCGCCGCCATGGTCCACAGTGTGGAGATCCCGGTGATCGACATGTCCTCCAACAACGCTGGCAGCCTCATGGTGCAGGCGTCGATGGAGTGGGGGATCTTTCAGGTGGTGAACCACGGCGTGCCGGCATCGGCCATGTCCGAGCTGCAGCGCGTGGGGCGTGAGTTCTTCGCGCTCCCGCAGGAGGAGAAGCAGCGGCACGCCATTGACCCGTCGTCAGGGAAGGCCGAGGGCTACGGCTCCACCCTGAAGCGGGACGTCCCCGGCGGCATGATGACCTGGTCTGAATTCCTCTTCCACAACCTCGCGCCTCCTTCCGCCGTCGACCACGCAGTCTGGCCGCAGAAACCCAATGGGTATAGGGAGGCCAACGAGGCATACTTTGCGCACCTGCATACTCTGACGCGAAGGCTGTTCGAGGGATTGTCTGCGGGGCTGGGGCTGGAAGAGGGCGCCATGGAGGAGGCCTTCGGCGGCGACGACGTGGTGTTCCTCCAGAAGATCAACTTCTACCCGCCATGCCCGCACCCGGAGCTGGCGCACGGAGTCGCGCCGCACACCGACCTCAGCACGCTCACCGTGCTCATGCCCAACGAGGTTCCAGGGCTCCAGGTGTCCAGGGACGAACGCTGGTACGACGTCAAGTATGTGCCCGGCGCCATCATCGTTCACATCGGCGACCAGATCGAG ATTCTGAGCAACGGGAGGTACAAAGCCGTTTTGCACCGGACGACGGTGAGCAGCGAGAAGACGCGGATGTCGTGGCCGGTGTTCGTCGAGCCGCCGATGGAGCACGTCGTCGGGCCGCACCCGCAGATCGTCGCCAGCGAGGGCCAAGCCAAGTATAAGGCCAAAAAGTTCAAGGACTACAAGTACTGCAAGATCAATAAGCTACCGCAGTAG